The bacterium genomic interval CGTTCCTACCGGACGATTGTCCTGATCGCGTTGATCATCGGCTTCATGGCATTCGATTTGAAACGGGCTCTCATCACCCTCGCTGTGATTTATGCTGTTTCGGGCATCGTGGGAATGTTTTCGCGTAAACCGAAACCGGAAGCCCCCCAGCCGGATCCTTCAGCCCCGGTCCCGGTAAATCCAAGTTGATCTAAATAGCTTCTTCATTTAAATTAACAAAGTACCGGGCGTCCCGCCCGAAGGAGTTTATGGATAAAAAGTACTACATAGAGACGTACGGCTGCCAGATGAATGTCCATGATTCGGAGAAAATGGCGGGCATTCTGTCGCGGCTGGGCTATTCTCCTTCCGCAGATGAATTTGACGCCGATCTCGTTCTGCTGAACACCTGCAGTGTGCGGGAAAAAGCGGCGCAGAAAATATTCACGCGGCTCGGCCAGCTTAAGAAACTGAAAACGGGAAAACCCGGAATGGCGATCGGCGTTTGCGGATGCCTGGCTCAGCAGGAAAAGGAGCTCTTTTTCAAAGGACGTCCCTATGTAGACATGGTGTTCGGCCCCAAAAATGTATCCGACTTGCCCTCGCTTTTGGAGCAGCTGGAGAGTGGGCGCAAACAATTGCTTGCGCTATCCGGACCCCGCCAGGAACCAACGTTTGAAGTGGACACGGTTCTGCGGGATGCGCCTTTTAAGGCGTACATCACGATCATGGAAGGCTGCGATAAGTTTTGTACTTTTTGTGTGGTTCCCTTTTTGCGGGGGCGCGAAATCAGCCGTGACCCTCACTCGATTCTGGAAGAAGCGCGCCACTGTGCCGAACAGGGATTTGTTGAGATTTGTCTGCTGGGCCAGAACGTGAATTCCTATCGCTACAATCAGTTTGATTTCGCCGACCTCCTGATTTCACTTCATGAGATTCCGGGAATCCGCCGGCTTCGTTACACCAGCCCTCATCCAAGCGATATCAATCCCAAAGTGATGGATCTTTATGGATCCCTTCCTAAAC includes:
- the miaB gene encoding tRNA (N6-isopentenyl adenosine(37)-C2)-methylthiotransferase MiaB; this translates as MDKKYYIETYGCQMNVHDSEKMAGILSRLGYSPSADEFDADLVLLNTCSVREKAAQKIFTRLGQLKKLKTGKPGMAIGVCGCLAQQEKELFFKGRPYVDMVFGPKNVSDLPSLLEQLESGRKQLLALSGPRQEPTFEVDTVLRDAPFKAYITIMEGCDKFCTFCVVPFLRGREISRDPHSILEEARHCAEQGFVEICLLGQNVNSYRYNQFDFADLLISLHEIPGIRRLRYTSPHPSDINPKVMDLYGSLPKLCNNLHLPLQAGSNDVLKRMKRDYSREDYLAKVEYLRQRCPDIALSSDIIVGFPGETREDFARTMYVVRKVEYSGIFSFKYSQRPFTAALKMEDDVPEEEKSERLAELQQSQREIQLRLNKKMIGASQEVLVESHSRKGEAMLSGRTGCNRVVNFQGSEGLLGKFVQVQITDAGPNSLQGRL